A window of the Bufo gargarizans isolate SCDJY-AF-19 chromosome 1, ASM1485885v1, whole genome shotgun sequence genome harbors these coding sequences:
- the GPRIN3 gene encoding G protein-regulated inducer of neurite outgrowth 3: MGTVPDPLGSDKSSPTSTGEECPSRNISQEDTIQLKRATSSNNGNVAQITGVCSLDLNCKPSPESPGNENICEPEDQQTSKILSSFRTCTQLDTLPPLDSTSKETQDINETSEHVAITKNAIQSQSSVVSSSVTHITLPSEKPATEESHLPKDLTVVQIATEENSRTSTQIAEMSKNMDIKISDSNKNEYIPSPIQEKETENAQTETSLNLDPIQDEEEREDCDVEPLGVQCAQFSRTEEEINTNGDHDTLELQLVCKFREMGTMTSQFESWAKQDAEVQAVANVENKSVSTSPSILAAFLKSNSPVLKERQEQVCIIYQGNPGNPQIDRANFALHSQLTQNHLAPKVCFQPSDAKGPQPLQLHTKSPPDMIRSPFQRPELTRNSQVLYRSELDGQGLCLRENHPMAQMQKGNASPILMNVKPVYQINIDNSNQPKAGQMIKDKFNEPPQFRAAHDQGSKARLHHLSGVENIQLHNIRQDNEQIESLSMPGEASSDRKPFHFKVTNEQGSTQTIITTDIKKPKKEERPTPLQVEVEVNSSMGATGGQVEEILEVLVRKDQDEGEHAKRSSSLTLQTRPATDFIQSAAQLTPRLRKAREEKKEPVLVTLPTSDPPKPHGKKSSPSSSGEAKSQAKQPSKSVKDVVWDEQGMTWEVYGASMDPEALGIAIQNHLQRQIREHEKMIRAQLKQNRKSICSDSSGKKHKRRQHRVFQSILKNFRRPNCCSRPPPSAVIE, translated from the coding sequence ATGGGGACTGTACCAGATCCTTTAGGATCTGACAAGTCATCACCTACATCAACAGGAGAGGAATGCCCTTCTAGAAATATATCCCAGGAGGATACTATCCAGCTAAAACGGGCAACGTCAAGTAACAATGGGAATGTTGCACAAATAACAGGTGTATGTTCTTTAGATCTAAATTGCAAACCATCCCCCGAAAGTCCTGGTAATGAAAATATATGTGAACCTGAAGATCAGCAAACCAGTAAAATATTGTCATCATTCAGGACTTGTACACAATTAGATACCTTGCCTCCCTTAGACTCCACAAGCAAAGAGACACAAGACATCAATGAAACTAGTGAACATGTTGCCATTACTAAGAATGCAATACAGTCACAGTCATCTGTTGTATCATCTAGTGTTACACACATTACGTTGCCAAGTGAGAAACCAGCAACAGAAGAGAGTCACTTGCCAAAAGACCTAACTGTGGTACAAATAGCAACAGAAGAGAACAGTAGAACAAGCACACAGATAGCTGAAATGTCAAAAAACATGGACATTAAAATATCAGATAGTAACAAAAATGAATACATTCCTTCCCCTATCCAAGAAAAAGAAACGGAAAACGCACAGACAGAAACAAGTCTCAACTTAGATCCAATACAAGATGAAGAAGAAAGGGAAGATTGTGACGTTGAACCTCTAGGTGTGCAATGTGCACAGTTTAGCCGGACTGAGGAAGAGATAAATACAAATGGGGATCATGACACTTTGGAGTTGCAGTTAGTTTGCAAGTTTAGGGAAATGGGTACAATGACATCACAGTTTGAAAGCTGGGCTAAGCAAGATGCAGAAGTACAAGCTgtagcaaatgtagaaaataaATCTGTGTCCACTAGCCCAAGCATATTAGCTGCATTTCTGAAATCCAACTCACCAGTACTTAAGGAAAGACAGGAACAAGTGTGTATAATATATCAGGGCAACCCTGGGAATCCTCAGATTGACCGTGCTAATTTTGCATTGCATTCACAGCTCACCCAAAACCACTTAGCTCCAAAAGTATGTTTTCAACCTTCTGACGCAAAGGGTCCTCAGCCTCTCCAGTTGCACACAAAAAGTCCTCCCGATATGATACGGTCCCCTTTTCAGAGACCAGAGCTAACAAGAAATTCACAGGTTTTATATAGAAGTGAGTTAGATGGTCAGGGATTGTGTCTCCGAGAAAACCACCCCATGGCACAGATGCAAAAGGGTAATGCCTCTCCAATCTTAATGAATGTAAAACCTGTTTACCAAATCAACATAGACAATAGCAATCAACCCAAAGCAGGCCAGATGATAAAGGATAAGTTTAATGAGCCACCTCAGTTCAGGGCAGCACATGATCAGGGCAGCAAAGCTAGGCTCCATCATTTAAGTGGAGTAGAAAACATTCAGTTACATAATATTCGCCAAGACAATGAACAGATAGAATCTCTTAGCATGCCGGGTGAAGCTAGCTCTGACCGGAAACCTTTTCATTTTAAAGTTACTAATGAACAGGGTTCCACCCAGACTATCATCACCACAGATATAAAAAAGCCAAAGAAGGAAGAAAGGCCAACTCCACTTCAAGTTGAAGTTGAAGTCAACAGCAGTATGGGTGCCACTGGAGGTCAGGTAGAGGAAATACTTGAAGTTTTGGTTAGGAAGGATCAGGATGAAGGGGAACATGCCAAAAGGTCAAGCAGTTTAACTCTACAAACAAGACCAGCGACAGACTTTATTCAGAGTGCAGCACAGCTCACACCCAGACTAAGAAAAGCTAGGGAAGAGAAAAAGGAACCagttctggtcaccttgcctacTTCTGATCCTCCCAAGCCACATGGAAAAAAGTCAAGTCCAAGTTCAAGTGGAGAGGCTAAAAGCCAAGCAAAGCAACCATCTAAAAGTGTGAAAGATGTGGTATGGGACGAACAGGGCATGACGTGGGAAGTTTATGGTGCTTCTATGGACCCCGAGGCCTTAGGGATTGCTATACAGAACCACTTGCAAAGACAAATCAGAGAACATGAGAAAATGATTAGGGCTCAATTAAAGCAAAACCGTAAATCAATTTGCTCTGATTCTTCAGGGAAAAAGCACAAAAGAAGACAGCACAGGGTATTCCAGTCAATACTCAAGAATTTTAGACGACCCAATTGCTGTAGTCGTCCACCTCCTTCTGCTGTCATAGAGTAA